CGAAACAGCATGTCGTTCTTTTCGAGATGCAGTGTCTGGCAGGCCTTGCCAACTTCGAGAGTCTCGTCGCAGGAAAGTCCTCCAAACAAAGGGATTCGACCCAACAGGGTATCAATCTGGACAGACTTTACATCGCGCATTGCTTCTCCTAGCTCAGGCTGCGGGAACAGTTGAGCGTGCAATGTGCCTCTGATGTTCAGGCGCAGCTTGATTTAGATCAAAACAATCCGAAGGCCCTAGGTAGCTCCCATACCAAATAACTACATTTCATTCGTATTTTTGGAGGCTCTCGCAACATTTTGCTATCCTGCCGCTTTTCCATTGACCCGCGCTACAACCCAAGCCTGCCAACGATGGCGGCACAAGATCAGGTTTGAAAGCCGGGCCGGAGACACAGATGATCACCGGATGCCAGGTGATTTGATACGGCAGTTCGGATAACGTATGGATCGCCCCAAATATCGAAGTTTTTACTCTTTTCAGGAATGTCATGATCAACAAACTTAGCAGGATGCTTTTTACCGTTTCGTCAGCACTTTGGCTCACTGCCGCCTTGGCCGAAAACCCGGGACACAAGCATCATCACGATTTCCCCCAAGATGTTGATGCGTTCCATGCGGTGCTCGCGCCGATTTGGCATGCACGCCCCGGCAAGGAGCGTTCGCGCAACGCCTGCGCCCAGGCTGCCGAGATGGAGAAACTGGCCAAGGGCATCCAGTCTTCGGACGCAACGCCGCTGCTTGCAACGATTAACGCTTTGCAAGGCAAATGCAAAGGCAAGCTGGCCGATGTGGATGCAGCATTCTTTGATGTCCATGAGGCATTTCATCGGCTGATTGACGCGCCGGCCCCCGCGGCAAAACGTTGAGCCGGTTGACGCACCCCATGGCCGCCACAGCCTGGGGGCTGGGACAGCACGCTGCGCCGTGCGGCAAATGCTGCCCGTCAAGCGATCTTCCTGCGTGCTACGGTCGACACGCCAAAATCGCCCAATTTCCTTGCACTATCCACACACCCGGATGAACTCACCCGCTGGCGTCTCTGCCCTGACCATCAACACGCGTATCTCGCATACGGTGCGCACCCTCACCATGCGTGACGATCTGGTCGGCTGGGTGATTTCCGGCCGCAAACGCTTATCCACCCCGCTCGGTGACAAGCAGTTTGGTGCCAACGAGGTATTTCTCATCCCGCGCGCAACGCAGTGGGATGTGATCAACGAAGCTGATCCGGGTGGCGCCTACCAGGCGCGCATCATCAGTTTTTCGCCGCAGTTGCTTGAACAGTTTTTCGAACGTTTTGCTCAGTTCACCGCGACACCGATATTGCGCAGTTGCGCGATGACCAAAGCGGATGAGGCTTTCACGGCGACCTTCAGCCATACACTGGCGGCGCTTGAAGATCCCCGCGCGTCAAATGCCGTTCGCGAACACCGGGCGCTGGAGGTCTTGTTGCTGCTGGCCGAGCGCGGTCTGGTTTTTACGCCGACGCACAGTTTGAGCTGGACAGACCGGGTATACCGGCTGGTCGGGCAACGCCCCGAATTCGACTGGACCATGGCCAGCGTTTCGCGTGCCTTCCTGCTCAGCGCCAGCACGCTGCGCCGCAGATTGGTGGAAGAAGGCACCTCGGTCAGTCAATGCGTGCGTGAGGCTCGCCTCGAAGCGTCGATGGCCTTGCTGCAATCCTCCAGCCTGCAGGTTTCGGAAATTGCGGCGCGCTGTGGATACGACTCACACAGCCGGTTCTCAGCGGCGTTTCGCCAGCGCTTTGGCTATGCACCGTCGCACTTGCGCTCATGAAAGCTGCAGTATGGACTGCAACGCACAGCAATTGACGCGCCAGAGCTAGCGCGCCGCGCTTCCTGTGGTCATCATTGGCCTTCCTTTTTCTGGAGTCCAAATGATGCGTAAACTTCTTCTTGCCGCCGC
The sequence above is drawn from the Dechloromonas sp. TW-R-39-2 genome and encodes:
- a CDS encoding helix-turn-helix transcriptional regulator — translated: MNSPAGVSALTINTRISHTVRTLTMRDDLVGWVISGRKRLSTPLGDKQFGANEVFLIPRATQWDVINEADPGGAYQARIISFSPQLLEQFFERFAQFTATPILRSCAMTKADEAFTATFSHTLAALEDPRASNAVREHRALEVLLLLAERGLVFTPTHSLSWTDRVYRLVGQRPEFDWTMASVSRAFLLSASTLRRRLVEEGTSVSQCVREARLEASMALLQSSSLQVSEIAARCGYDSHSRFSAAFRQRFGYAPSHLRS